A single region of the Moorena sp. SIOASIH genome encodes:
- a CDS encoding DUF559 domain-containing protein has translation MPKDYPRIRGTTPQTEQAARRLRQNLTPAEAQLWSALRGRQLAGLKFRCQHPVGRFIVDFYCPSCKLVIEVDGDIHTQQKAYDEARTKHFQLFGYRVLRFTNQEVFRDLQTVLARIVQVAEACLPAD, from the coding sequence ATGCCAAAAGACTATCCTAGAATTCGTGGCACTACCCCGCAAACTGAGCAGGCTGCTCGTCGTCTGCGGCAAAATCTAACTCCTGCCGAAGCACAGTTATGGAGTGCATTGCGTGGTCGTCAACTGGCAGGACTCAAGTTTCGCTGTCAGCATCCGGTAGGGCGATTTATTGTTGACTTTTACTGTCCATCATGCAAATTAGTCATTGAGGTTGATGGAGACATTCATACACAGCAAAAAGCCTATGATGAGGCTCGAACGAAGCATTTTCAGTTGTTTGGTTATCGAGTGTTGAGATTTACTAACCAAGAAGTTTTCAGAGATCTGCAAACCGTTCTAGCCCGCATTGTCCAAGTAGCAGAAGCTTGTTTACCCGCAGACTAG
- a CDS encoding DNA-binding protein, with translation MNKCVGTTEAASLLGISSRRLRQLLEKGRVRGAYKTGKFWIIPLFNHLPQITKGTRGPKGKWRTSRPPALAKINVNRNHIGSNIKKSPIDRKPVISVKRSGTNLYGNEVEILGPCKIVYNPDNPLDCGARLWIETFSDIHFIAGSFPASR, from the coding sequence ATGAACAAGTGCGTTGGAACTACTGAAGCGGCATCTCTATTAGGAATTTCTTCTCGACGATTGCGCCAACTCCTAGAGAAGGGTCGGGTGCGGGGTGCCTATAAAACTGGAAAATTCTGGATTATTCCTCTGTTCAACCATTTGCCACAAATTACCAAAGGTACTCGTGGACCGAAGGGGAAATGGCGCACTAGTCGTCCACCGGCTTTAGCGAAGATTAATGTCAACCGCAATCACATTGGCTCGAATATCAAGAAAAGCCCTATTGACCGTAAGCCAGTGATTTCAGTAAAACGAAGTGGTACCAATCTCTACGGCAACGAAGTCGAAATCCTTGGGCCATGTAAGATTGTCTATAACCCAGATAATCCACTCGATTGTGGCGCTCGTTTGTGGATTGAAACTTTTAGTGATATTCACTTTATTGCTGGAAGTTTTCCGGCTAGTCGCTGA
- a CDS encoding EF-hand domain-containing protein, with protein MLTELQTRKWTRLFQIYDADGNGVVEQADFETIFQTLAQARQLEANSPKYNQLHAKFMEDWEHLQKDADTDNDGKVNLNEWLAHGYRRINDDSMYQTVVDMVNQVFELLDLNGDGIITVDEYKIILGSWRVPEELAEEIFPKLDFNGDGHISKEELVELVKQFHMSDDPDAPGNSFFGPY; from the coding sequence ATGTTGACAGAACTTCAAACCAGAAAATGGACCAGGCTATTCCAGATTTATGACGCAGATGGAAACGGTGTAGTAGAACAAGCAGACTTTGAAACTATCTTCCAAACCTTAGCCCAAGCCCGCCAACTAGAAGCTAATTCCCCCAAATATAATCAGCTCCATGCTAAATTCATGGAGGATTGGGAACATCTCCAAAAGGATGCTGATACAGATAACGATGGTAAAGTAAACCTAAACGAGTGGTTAGCACACGGTTATCGACGGATCAATGATGATTCAATGTACCAAACAGTGGTAGATATGGTCAACCAAGTTTTCGAGTTATTAGACCTAAATGGAGACGGCATTATTACTGTTGATGAATACAAAATAATTCTTGGAAGTTGGCGAGTTCCTGAAGAATTAGCAGAAGAGATATTTCCTAAGTTAGATTTCAATGGTGACGGTCATATATCTAAAGAAGAGTTGGTAGAATTAGTTAAGCAATTCCATATGAGCGATGATCCAGATGCACCAGGAAATAGTTTCTTCGGTCCCTACTAA
- a CDS encoding DUF4278 domain-containing protein, giving the protein MTEGKIGGIYRGQNWRYNYPKYVAKSSSVNNRLKWRGIAYLR; this is encoded by the coding sequence GTGACAGAGGGTAAAATTGGTGGAATTTATCGAGGACAGAATTGGAGATATAACTATCCCAAATATGTTGCTAAATCCTCAAGTGTAAATAATCGTCTGAAATGGCGTGGTATTGCCTACCTGAGGTAG
- a CDS encoding DNA-binding protein, producing the protein MNKCVGTTEAASLLGISSRRLRQLLEKGRVRGAYKTGKFWIIPLFNHLPQITKGTRGPKGKWRTSRPPALAKINVNRNHIGSNIKKSPQDRKPVISVKRSGTNLYGNEVEILGPCKIVYNPDNPLDCGARLWIETFSDIHFIGGSFSASR; encoded by the coding sequence ATGAACAAGTGCGTTGGAACTACTGAAGCGGCATCTCTATTAGGAATTTCTTCTCGACGATTGCGCCAACTCCTAGAGAAGGGTCGGGTCCGGGGTGCCTATAAAACTGGGAAATTCTGGATTATTCCTCTGTTCAACCATTTGCCACAAATAACTAAAGGTACTCGTGGACCGAAGGGGAAATGGCGCACTAGTCGTCCACCGGCATTAGCGAAGATTAATGTCAATCGCAATCACATTGGCTCGAATATCAAGAAAAGCCCTCAAGACCGGAAGCCAGTGATTTCAGTAAAACGAAGTGGTACCAATCTCTACGGCAACGAAGTGGAAATCCTTGGTCCGTGTAAGATTGTTTATAATCCCGATAATCCACTCGATTGTGGCGCTCGTTTGTGGATTGAAACTTTTAGTGATATTCACTTCATTGGTGGTAGTTTTTCGGCTAGTCGGTGA
- a CDS encoding reverse transcriptase/maturase family protein has product MRCFHLAGHGGLKGAVREVAENVSKHTFVFRTDVKSYYASINHSILMEIVGKYVCDEAVKCLLWGYLRRFVSDGGVYLDITKGITYGCPLSPLIGALFLKPLDDRMAQLGCFFLRYMDDWVILAPTRWKLRKAIKATNEVMNELKVLKHPEKTFIGRIASGFDFLGYWFSTSGLGIARKTVERMRENVARLYEHGAPNERIEAYFQRWWRWVKGGISVKLLRVIPLSETQLEIGLTRPPGSRVGGLGMLTDECSFDGFWG; this is encoded by the coding sequence ATGAGATGTTTTCATTTAGCGGGGCATGGTGGATTGAAGGGGGCAGTGCGAGAGGTGGCTGAGAACGTATCGAAACATACCTTTGTCTTTCGCACCGATGTTAAAAGCTATTACGCCAGCATCAATCATTCGATTTTGATGGAGATTGTGGGGAAATATGTATGTGATGAAGCGGTTAAATGTTTGTTATGGGGTTATTTACGTCGCTTTGTTTCCGATGGCGGTGTTTACTTAGATATTACAAAGGGCATCACCTATGGATGCCCTCTTTCTCCACTAATTGGAGCGTTATTCCTGAAACCATTGGATGACCGGATGGCTCAGCTAGGTTGTTTCTTTCTCAGATACATGGACGATTGGGTTATTCTGGCTCCGACACGCTGGAAGTTGCGCAAAGCCATCAAAGCCACTAACGAGGTGATGAATGAGTTAAAGGTTCTCAAGCATCCCGAGAAGACCTTTATTGGTCGCATCGCCAGTGGCTTTGATTTTCTGGGTTATTGGTTTTCGACCTCGGGTTTAGGAATTGCTCGGAAGACCGTGGAACGGATGCGAGAAAATGTGGCTCGGCTTTATGAGCACGGTGCGCCCAATGAGCGCATTGAGGCATATTTTCAACGCTGGTGGCGATGGGTGAAAGGTGGGATATCTGTGAAATTGCTCCGTGTCATTCCATTAAGTGAAACACAACTGGAAATCGGTTTGACTAGACCCCCTGGTTCAAGGGTAGGGGGTCTAGGTATGCTCACCGATGAGTGCTCTTTCGATGGGTTTTGGGGCTGA
- a CDS encoding DNA-binding protein: MNKCVGTTEAASLLGISSRRLRQLLEKGRVRGAYKTGKFWIIPLFNHLPQITKSTRGPKGKWRTSRPPALAKINVNRNHIGSNIKKSPKDRKPVISVKRSGTNIYGNEVEILGPSKIVYNPDNPLDCGARLWIETFSDIHFVGGSFPASR; the protein is encoded by the coding sequence ATGAACAAGTGCGTTGGAACTACTGAAGCGGCATCTCTATTAGGAATTTCTTCTCGACGATTGCGCCAACTCCTAGAGAAGGGTCGGGTGCGGGGTGCCTATAAAACCGGGAAATTCTGGATTATTCCTCTGTTCAACCATTTGCCACAAATAACTAAAAGTACTCGTGGACCAAAAGGAAAATGGCGCACTAGTCGTCCACCGGCTTTAGCCAAGATTAATGTCAACCGTAATCACATTGGCTCCAATATCAAGAAAAGCCCCAAAGACCGCAAGCCAGTGATTTCAGTAAAACGAAGTGGCACTAATATCTACGGCAACGAAGTGGAAATCCTTGGTCCAAGTAAGATTGTCTATAATCCAGATAATCCACTCGATTGTGGCGCTCGTTTGTGGATCGAAACTTTTAGTGATATTCACTTTGTTGGTGGAAGTTTTCCCGCTAGTCGGTGA
- a CDS encoding transglycosylase domain-containing protein codes for MSSPPPSKPPKTILSQLTQVVQTIHAKVNLQAVALKPNARVPELWVQDSNTNKSDVYPLVGDRYVLGRSSKSCDIIVRNPVVSQVHLSLERYGRRGRRFIIKDQNSTNGIYRGRRRLSSLLLYHGDTLTIGPPELAASVQLQYVYPPPWYIQGIRYFLYGIGGLIALVVLLIGFETLKAPSVRPLPEGVTGPVIVYSRDQIPLRQPRTDAHRELRRLSDFSPYLPKAVIASEDSRFYWHFGVDPYGIMRAVVRNLQGGGIREGASTITQQVARSLFPEYVGRANTADRKVREAIIALKLETVYSKDAILKAYLNRVYLGIEAFGFEDAAQFYFDKSAANVNIQEAATLVASLPAPNSYNPIQNYDTSLQLRNRVIDRMHALGMISREEANRARRSRIEVSPKARQILSSTKAPYFYNYVFQQLRRLLGKELAKEGNFIVETTVDTESQAKAEAALRDYVKNTGSRLGFSQGAIASLNTSNGEILAMVGGADYQTSQFNRVIQAKRQPGSTFKLFAYAAALEKGILATKTYSCSGIKRIRRCERSGDATDIDMYAGLAQSENAVAIRVAQDAGLDRVVRMAQRLGIRSKLDPAFGLALGQSEVTLLEMTGAYGAIANQGMWYRPHGITRILDSSDCTDNQDYQTCRVIYDFADQPTIKKQAVSPAVANTMTEMLQRVVTSGTGRSARIGEGEGGKTGTTDKNVDLWFIGFIPKHQIVTGIWLGNDNNSPTSGSSSQAAQLWGMYMGQVVPKES; via the coding sequence ATGAGTTCTCCACCACCCTCCAAACCCCCAAAGACCATACTTAGTCAGCTAACTCAGGTAGTACAGACCATTCATGCGAAGGTCAATCTTCAAGCAGTAGCACTAAAGCCTAATGCGAGAGTGCCGGAACTTTGGGTGCAAGACAGTAATACCAACAAATCCGATGTCTATCCCCTGGTTGGGGACCGTTACGTACTCGGGCGCAGTTCCAAATCCTGCGACATAATCGTTCGCAACCCAGTAGTCAGTCAAGTTCATCTCTCCCTAGAACGGTATGGTAGGCGTGGGCGTAGGTTTATCATAAAAGACCAAAACTCTACCAATGGTATCTATCGTGGCAGACGCCGACTTTCCTCCTTGCTTCTGTATCACGGAGACACCCTTACCATTGGCCCACCGGAACTAGCGGCATCAGTTCAGCTACAGTACGTCTATCCTCCCCCCTGGTATATCCAAGGAATTCGTTACTTTCTCTATGGCATCGGTGGCTTAATTGCCTTAGTGGTATTACTAATTGGATTTGAAACCCTGAAAGCACCATCAGTCAGGCCATTGCCCGAGGGAGTAACAGGTCCTGTGATTGTTTACTCTCGTGACCAAATTCCCTTACGGCAACCCCGGACCGATGCTCACCGAGAACTTAGGAGGTTATCGGATTTTTCCCCATATTTGCCCAAAGCAGTGATTGCTTCAGAAGACAGCCGCTTTTACTGGCACTTTGGAGTAGACCCCTATGGGATTATGCGAGCAGTGGTCAGGAATCTTCAAGGGGGAGGCATTCGCGAAGGTGCTAGTACCATCACTCAGCAGGTAGCCAGAAGCCTATTTCCGGAGTATGTCGGTCGAGCCAATACCGCAGACCGGAAAGTGCGGGAAGCAATAATTGCCCTAAAGTTAGAGACAGTTTACAGTAAGGACGCGATCTTAAAGGCTTACTTAAACCGAGTTTACTTGGGTATAGAAGCATTTGGTTTTGAAGATGCTGCTCAATTTTATTTCGACAAATCAGCAGCTAATGTGAATATCCAAGAAGCCGCAACCCTGGTAGCAAGTTTACCAGCACCCAATAGCTATAACCCGATCCAGAATTATGATACCTCATTACAATTACGGAATCGGGTGATTGACCGGATGCACGCTTTGGGAATGATTAGTCGAGAGGAAGCTAATCGAGCTAGGCGATCGCGGATTGAAGTTAGCCCGAAAGCCCGACAAATTCTTTCTAGCACCAAGGCACCCTATTTCTATAACTACGTTTTCCAGCAATTGAGGAGGTTACTGGGCAAAGAGTTGGCTAAGGAAGGTAATTTTATTGTAGAAACTACTGTAGATACCGAGTCTCAGGCCAAAGCTGAAGCTGCTCTACGGGACTATGTCAAGAACACTGGTAGCCGCTTAGGATTTTCCCAGGGAGCGATCGCAAGCCTGAATACCAGTAATGGCGAGATTCTAGCCATGGTTGGCGGTGCCGATTACCAAACCAGCCAGTTTAATCGCGTTATCCAAGCCAAGCGTCAACCAGGCTCAACCTTTAAACTCTTTGCCTATGCTGCTGCCTTAGAAAAAGGGATTTTAGCAACCAAAACCTACTCCTGCTCTGGGATTAAACGGATTAGACGTTGTGAGCGGTCTGGAGATGCTACTGATATTGATATGTATGCTGGTTTGGCTCAATCGGAAAATGCGGTAGCGATCAGGGTAGCTCAAGATGCTGGTTTAGATAGAGTAGTACGGATGGCGCAACGGTTGGGTATTCGCTCAAAACTAGATCCTGCGTTTGGTTTAGCCTTAGGTCAAAGTGAGGTTACTCTGTTGGAAATGACTGGAGCCTATGGTGCGATCGCAAATCAAGGGATGTGGTATCGTCCCCATGGTATTACCAGAATTCTCGACAGTAGTGATTGCACCGATAACCAAGACTACCAAACCTGTCGAGTAATCTACGACTTCGCTGATCAGCCAACTATCAAAAAGCAAGCAGTTTCACCAGCCGTAGCCAACACCATGACAGAAATGCTTCAGCGTGTAGTCACCAGTGGCACCGGTCGCAGTGCTCGGATTGGTGAAGGAGAAGGGGGAAAAACCGGTACTACTGATAAAAATGTAGACTTGTGGTTTATTGGTTTTATTCCCAAGCATCAGATCGTTACAGGGATTTGGTTAGGCAATGACAATAATTCTCCTACTAGTGGTAGTAGTAGCCAAGCGGCTCAGTTGTGGGGAATGTATATGGGTCAGGTGGTACCGAAAGAGAGTTGA
- a CDS encoding Uma2 family endonuclease codes for MKLLTCHQSGLANGTMLNYDPLQYLPTSEELPSSDETPVDNELQDTIPRLLKSILAIIWSDRRDWFFGIDMGYYYNPKHSAIVPDAFLSLASSARHAPHLNAQHECGQKLPQKELSLYSWQSVS; via the coding sequence GTGAAACTGCTAACATGTCACCAGTCAGGTCTAGCCAATGGAACCATGTTAAACTATGACCCGTTACAATACCTTCCGACTTCAGAAGAATTACCTTCTTCTGATGAAACCCCTGTGGATAATGAACTGCAAGATACCATCCCTCGCTTATTGAAATCGATTTTAGCGATAATCTGGTCAGACCGCAGGGATTGGTTTTTTGGTATAGATATGGGATACTATTACAATCCCAAACACTCAGCCATAGTGCCGGATGCATTCCTAAGTTTAGCTTCCTCCGCTAGACATGCCCCACACCTCAATGCGCAGCATGAGTGTGGTCAGAAGTTACCGCAAAAAGAGTTGAGCCTTTATAGTTGGCAGTCTGTGAGTTAA
- a CDS encoding TPM domain-containing protein: MKQLLNQLQNQRKYIKSLIIALLGILLASGIIAAPANAINVYQMPNISAGEPTWVIDKSEVLSRFTEGKLTQSLEDLAKATGNQVRLVTVHGLDYGETAATFAQGLFEKWYGNPEDQANQTLIVLDTVTNNSAIVTGNAVKEIMSDDIAESVASETLQVPLRDGNKYNQGFLDVSDRIVAVLSGEPDPGPPVVEEDINIAGNFKSAEETQESNATLWVVVILIVATVVPMVTYFFYQGFS; this comes from the coding sequence ATGAAACAGCTCCTCAACCAACTACAAAACCAACGCAAATACATAAAATCCCTAATTATCGCTCTTTTAGGTATCTTGTTAGCAAGCGGAATCATTGCAGCACCAGCCAATGCCATCAATGTCTATCAAATGCCTAACATTAGCGCTGGAGAACCGACTTGGGTAATTGACAAGTCAGAAGTTCTCTCTCGCTTCACAGAAGGCAAGTTGACTCAATCCTTAGAGGATTTAGCGAAAGCAACGGGCAATCAAGTTAGACTGGTCACTGTCCACGGCCTAGATTATGGTGAAACAGCAGCAACCTTTGCCCAAGGGTTGTTTGAAAAATGGTATGGTAATCCAGAAGACCAAGCTAATCAAACCTTGATAGTGCTCGATACTGTCACCAATAACAGTGCTATCGTTACTGGCAATGCCGTTAAGGAAATTATGTCCGATGACATTGCTGAAAGTGTCGCTTCTGAAACCCTACAGGTGCCGCTGCGGGATGGCAACAAGTATAATCAGGGTTTCTTAGATGTAAGCGATCGCATAGTAGCTGTCTTATCTGGTGAACCAGATCCTGGTCCTCCTGTAGTGGAAGAAGACATTAACATTGCTGGCAACTTTAAAAGTGCAGAAGAAACTCAAGAGAGCAATGCTACCCTTTGGGTTGTGGTCATCTTAATTGTTGCTACAGTTGTGCCGATGGTTACCTACTTTTTCTACCAAGGTTTTTCGTAA